A stretch of Candidatus Bipolaricaulota bacterium DNA encodes these proteins:
- a CDS encoding endonuclease Q family protein, with product MKIIADLHLHSKYSRATSKEMDILNLSERAKIKGIDLIATGDFCHPAYFKELKVGLVDNGLGIFTFKGDLGEKKTHFLLSNEISCIYKKNDKTRRIHILLFAPTLEAVGKLNERLDKMGFNIKSDGRPILGLDAKELAKMALDINEKFIIAPAHIWTPWFSLFGSKSGFDSIEECFEELSPNIFAAETGLSSDPAMNWRLSALDRITLISNGDSHSPANLGREANVFELNDFSYDEIYNLLKNKDKKKFLYTVEFYPQEGKYHYDGHADCKTSFSPAETKKLKGICPVCKKPLTLGVDYRVDELADRPPGFTPANAIPYKSLVPLAEIIAECFQVKSKTKKVAKVYDDLINNFGSEFNVLLESSIDDLKKENELLAEAVNRVRTGNLSIKPGYDGVYGQVKIFDDQDIKKFAPKQETLL from the coding sequence ATGAAAATCATCGCCGATCTTCATTTGCATTCCAAATATTCGAGAGCCACATCCAAGGAAATGGATATTTTGAATTTGAGCGAGCGAGCGAAAATCAAAGGCATTGACCTTATCGCCACCGGAGATTTTTGCCATCCGGCGTATTTTAAGGAATTGAAAGTCGGATTGGTCGATAACGGCCTCGGGATTTTTACTTTCAAAGGCGATCTTGGCGAAAAAAAGACTCATTTTTTATTATCCAATGAAATTTCTTGCATTTACAAAAAAAATGACAAGACCAGGCGGATTCATATTCTACTTTTCGCGCCAACGCTTGAAGCGGTTGGAAAATTGAACGAGCGGTTGGACAAAATGGGATTTAACATTAAGTCGGACGGCCGGCCGATTCTGGGCCTTGACGCCAAAGAATTGGCGAAAATGGCTTTGGACATCAATGAAAAATTCATAATCGCGCCGGCGCACATTTGGACGCCGTGGTTTTCTTTATTCGGCTCAAAATCGGGATTTGATTCAATCGAAGAATGCTTTGAGGAATTGTCGCCCAATATTTTCGCGGCTGAAACCGGTTTGTCGTCCGATCCTGCCATGAATTGGCGCTTATCAGCTCTTGATCGCATTACTTTGATTTCCAACGGCGACAGCCACAGCCCGGCCAATCTCGGCAGAGAGGCTAATGTTTTCGAGTTGAATGATTTCAGTTATGATGAAATTTACAATTTGTTGAAAAATAAAGATAAAAAGAAATTTTTGTACACCGTTGAATTTTATCCGCAAGAAGGCAAGTATCATTATGACGGCCACGCCGACTGTAAAACTTCTTTTTCTCCCGCGGAAACGAAAAAATTGAAAGGGATTTGTCCGGTCTGCAAAAAACCGCTGACGCTCGGCGTTGATTACCGCGTGGATGAATTGGCTGATCGGCCGCCGGGATTTACGCCGGCCAATGCCATTCCATATAAAAGCTTGGTGCCGCTGGCCGAAATCATCGCCGAATGTTTTCAGGTCAAGTCAAAAACAAAAAAAGTCGCCAAAGTTTATGACGATTTGATAAATAATTTTGGCAGCGAGTTCAATGTCTTGCTTGAATCAAGCATTGATGATTTGAAAAAAGAAAATGAATTGCTGGCCGAAGCGGTGAATAGAGTTCGCACGGGCAATCTCAGCATAAAGCCGGGATATGACGGAGTGTACGGTCAGGTGAAAATATTCGATGATCAAGATATTAAAAAGTTTGCGCCAAAGCAGGAGACCTTATTGTAA
- a CDS encoding NTP transferase domain-containing protein: MFTKDNKTQIIILAAGRGKRFGSIELPKVLVEINGRPMIDSVMEKVSESKIGKPLAVIGFQGDLVIERLKDRADFVWQHERLGTGHAVAVCEKFIDPAIEKIIVLYGDMPCLSAQTIVGLNDLAETEDEPMAMITIKADDFSDWRAGLFGFGRILRNEADEIIGIKEKKDATPEELKIKELNPSQFCFDRKWLFENLKKLNKNNAQGEYYLTDLVEIAVADGHKILNMEVDPKECLGVNTEEERLLVEKFLSKKL; encoded by the coding sequence ATGTTTACGAAAGACAATAAAACTCAAATTATAATTTTGGCGGCCGGCCGAGGCAAACGATTCGGCTCGATTGAATTGCCTAAAGTATTGGTTGAAATAAACGGCCGGCCGATGATCGATTCGGTGATGGAAAAAGTCTCGGAGTCCAAGATTGGAAAACCGCTGGCGGTCATAGGCTTTCAAGGCGATTTGGTCATAGAACGGTTGAAAGATCGGGCAGATTTCGTTTGGCAACATGAGCGGCTCGGCACCGGACACGCGGTGGCGGTCTGCGAGAAGTTTATCGATCCGGCCATTGAGAAAATAATCGTTTTATACGGAGACATGCCTTGTCTGTCCGCGCAAACCATTGTCGGATTGAACGATTTGGCCGAGACCGAAGACGAGCCGATGGCCATGATTACCATTAAAGCCGACGATTTTTCGGATTGGCGAGCCGGTTTATTCGGCTTTGGCAGAATTTTAAGAAATGAAGCCGACGAAATTATCGGTATTAAAGAGAAAAAAGACGCGACCCCCGAGGAATTGAAGATTAAGGAATTAAATCCTTCGCAATTTTGCTTTGACCGAAAGTGGCTTTTCGAGAATTTGAAAAAATTGAATAAAAATAACGCCCAAGGCGAATATTATCTGACCGATTTGGTTGAAATCGCCGTGGCCGACGGTCATAAAATTTTAAATATGGAGGTTGATCCGAAAGAATGCTTGGGCGTTAATACGGAAGAAGAAAGACTTTTAGTTGAAAAATTTTTATCGAAAAAATTATGA
- a CDS encoding methyltransferase domain-containing protein yields the protein MPEMLFWVILFAFLFFSLIIAIVFSMNVFILPFVGGVPYVSLKKKRLKKIFLKQRFDFNAQIVDLGCGDGRVLRFLEKNGYKNLRGYELNLWPYCIGKIKNLCLRSKTLIRLKNFEKINLKEFDVIFVYLMEKYLEKLRPKFEKELAAGATVISYGFQVNGWTPKEIIYTDEGNKKLGKTYVYERQ from the coding sequence ATGCCGGAAATGCTATTTTGGGTAATATTATTCGCGTTTTTATTTTTTTCGCTGATTATAGCGATAGTTTTTTCAATGAATGTGTTTATTTTGCCGTTTGTCGGAGGAGTTCCTTATGTATCGTTGAAGAAAAAAAGACTTAAAAAGATTTTTTTAAAACAGCGTTTTGATTTTAACGCTCAAATCGTTGACCTTGGTTGCGGCGACGGCAGGGTGCTCAGATTTTTGGAAAAGAATGGGTATAAAAATTTGCGCGGTTATGAGCTGAATCTCTGGCCGTACTGTATAGGCAAAATAAAAAATTTGTGTCTGAGGTCAAAGACTTTGATCCGACTGAAAAATTTTGAAAAAATAAATTTAAAGGAATTCGATGTGATTTTTGTTTATTTGATGGAAAAATATTTGGAAAAATTAAGGCCGAAGTTCGAAAAAGAGTTGGCGGCCGGCGCGACAGTGATTTCATACGGGTTTCAAGTCAACGGCTGGACGCCAAAGGAAATAATTTATACGGATGAAGGAAATAAAAAGTTGGGCAAAACGTATGTTTACGAAAGACAATAA